CGCTGTCATGGGAGAAAAGAGTGGACGTGATTTGATGTGGCAAAGCTACAGGCAAGGGCACGAGTCCAAGGAAGACAGACATGAACCCAGAAAGCAGGTTCTCGCCTACCCGCAGGGAGGGCCGGCCAGGGACCATGGAGGGACTGCGGGAGGCTGGGCTGGGTCGCAGGAGGGGGCTGGGCCCTCTCTGGAGGGAACCCCTGTCTGGAGGGAGGCCGGTCACCCTGCCCTCTGCCCGTCCTTCCAGCCTGGGCTCCTGTGACCATAGCGAGAGGAGATGCCAGAGGGGAAGCCCGAGCTGGGCTGGGCTCCGTCCGGACAGGGGACCTGGGGCAGAAGCCAGGGGCGGGGGCAGGAGCAGGAGGTGGGTCATCCAGGGAAGAAGGTTTCCTGACCCTGTGCTCTAAGGCGAGGAGTGGGCACGTGGCCCTCTGGGGACCTGTCCGGCTCAAAGACTCCAGGTGCCCTTCAGGTGAGTGAAACAACCGAGTAATCCTCAGTGCAATGCGAAAGCGGCTGGAAAGCTGGAATCACAGTCACCACCTATGCTGAGCAAAACCACGATTAAAATGGGTTTTCGGCTTTTGCTGAACCCACTTTGCGCCTCAGTGGTCCCAGTAGAAATGGCTCCTGTAGTTGACAGCTCCACTGGCACTGGACTCTCCTTGATTCTTACTTTGCTGAATCTCGAGAATCTTTTAAGATTGCTGGGATGGAGGGACGCACGGGGAGAAATGGCAGGCGAAACGCCAGGTCCTGCCAAGGGAAGGAGGAAACAAACGCCTCCCCGATAGACTCCAGGGAAACAGACCAGCCAAGGGTGTGGTCCCACACCGGCTGCTTGAGCCCCTGTTGTCCTGAGACCATTCCCTCCCTGACTCTCTCCTAACTCTGTCCCCGTCGCTCCCACTCGGCGACCTGGCTCGCCCTTTGCCCTCTGCTCTTCTCACTCTATGCCTGACCCCACACTAACtgtagaaaatgcagaaatgagaaacagacattcattcaacaaacacttattcttttatattatttatttatttatttattgagagatggggtctggctctgtcacccaggctgtagtacagtggtacgaccatagctcactgcagcctccaccccctgggctcaaatgatcctcctgcctcagcctcctcagtagctgggaccacaggcgcatgccaccatgcccggctaacttaaaacaatttttttttggtagagatggggtctcactctgttgtgcaggctgctctcgaactcatggcctcaaacaatccttctgcctcagcctcccaaagtgctgggattacaaccatcAGCCACCTTCAGGccagccaacaaacatttattgacacTCCTAATCTGTGCCAGCCGTGGTTTGAGAGGCCGCATTAACACACTGTGCCTGCCGTCATGGAGCTCATAGGCTGTTGCAGTAGACAGAGAAGTAAACAAAGAATTACAGGGCTCAGAGATAAATCACCCAATCGACTGGGGATGCCAGAGAGGCAGCAGATCCGAGGTGGGTTGGGCCCCTTCCGCTCTAGTGTCCTGCGCTCTAGCGTCCTGTGCTCTAGCGTCCTGCTCACAGTCGGCTGCTGGAACCCTGGGAGTTTGGAGGTGGTAGTCGGGGAAGGACAAAGTGGCTGACGCACAAAGCCAGGAGTGTCCACACCCTACAGCAATTCCCTACAGCCTGGTGACTGTGTCTAAACCTATTTAGTACCTCGAGCTCagccccctgcccccgccccagAAAAGTCTTGAAACCATAGAACAGCGCTGACAGAAAGATTGTCTTTAGCATCTGGGAAAAACAACTTCGTGTTTCGAATTTGCTCATCTGGGTTCATTTTGATAATAATTCAACAGGTGAACTGATGTGGCATCCCATAAGCAGTTCTTCATTTTCAGTGAACAGAGGGCAGAATTCGAAAAGCTGGTGGAGTGAAACCCAGGGCTAAGCCTGGAAAAGAGGGTTGGAGGGCTGCGAGAGCTGGCTGCACTCCCATTCCTGGAAAGGGCTTCAGGGTTTCTCATGACTTGGAGAATtgctggaaaaacaaaacaaaaacaaaaccgaaACCCTGTAACCCAGTTCTACAAGGCAGCCTGTAGGATGAACCGATTGCAGAAAAACCACACCTTAAGCTCTGAGTTTGTTATCTTGGGCTTCGGGGACCTGGCGGAACTGCAAATCTTCTTTTTTGGACTGTTTCTAATCATGCATCTTGTCACCCTGGCGGGGCACACAACTATTGTGCTCCTCACCCTCATTGACTCCTGCCTGCAGACCCCCATGTATTTCTTCCTCCGAAACCTGTCCACCGTTGAGATTTGCTATACATTGGTTATTGTCCCCAACATGCTGGCCAATTTCCTGTCCAGGAACCAGCGGATGCCCTTTCTGGGCTGTGCCCTGCAAATGCACTTCTTCGTTGCCCTGGGCGGGGCAGAGTGCTTCCTCCTGGCCGTGATGGCCTACGACCGCTttgtggccatctgcaagccccTTCACTACACACTCCTCATCACCAGGACCCTCTGCCTGCAGATGCTGGCTCTGGCGTGCATTGGCAGCTTTGCGC
The sequence above is drawn from the Theropithecus gelada isolate Dixy chromosome X, Tgel_1.0, whole genome shotgun sequence genome and encodes:
- the LOC112615113 gene encoding olfactory receptor 10Q1-like, which gives rise to MNRLQKNHTLSSEFVILGFGDLAELQIFFFGLFLIMHLVTLAGHTTIVLLTLIDSCLQTPMYFFLRNLSTVEICYTLVIVPNMLANFLSRNQRMPFLGCALQMHFFVALGGAECFLLAVMAYDRFVAICKPLHYTLLITRTLCLQMLALACIGSFALSLTLTTLIFLLPFCQSHEINHFFCDIPAVLFLACSDTRANEIAVFLVCTLILLIPFLLILLSYGFIIAAVLRIRSAAGRSKAFSTCAGHLLVSLPHYGCAVFIYICPKSCYAPDQDKIVSLIYTNVTPMLYPMIYSLRNKEVKGALGRLLHSHSP